In one Fodinicola acaciae genomic region, the following are encoded:
- the aroC gene encoding chorismate synthase, which produces MLRWLTAGESHGRALVAVLEGLPAGVRVTTADIQTQLARRRLGYGRGARMAFEKDQVTVVGGVRHGVTIGSPVAVEVGNTEWPKWEQVMASDPVPAEVLDGLARNAPLTQPRPGHADLAGLQKYGFDEVRPVLERASARETAARVALGTVAQAFLRQTTGIEIVSHVVQMGPVRVPDTIRPKPADRDRIDADPVRCADPDTSAAIVAEVEATKKAGDTLGGVVEVLAWGVPPGLGSHVHWDRRLDSRLAAAIMGIQAVKGVEIGDAFHQASVRGSEAHDEIVNTGEGVRRVTDRAGGTEGGITTGEVLRVRAAMKPISTVPRRLRTVDVRTGEAAQAINQRSDVTAVPACAVVAESMVALVLADAVTEKFGGDSVRETSRNVQSYLDTLAVR; this is translated from the coding sequence ATGCTTCGATGGCTGACCGCAGGGGAGTCGCACGGTCGCGCGCTGGTCGCGGTGCTGGAGGGCCTCCCGGCCGGCGTGCGGGTGACCACCGCCGACATCCAGACCCAGCTCGCCCGGCGCCGGCTCGGCTATGGCCGCGGCGCCCGGATGGCTTTCGAGAAAGACCAGGTCACGGTCGTCGGCGGGGTACGCCACGGTGTCACCATCGGGTCACCGGTGGCGGTCGAGGTCGGCAACACCGAGTGGCCGAAATGGGAACAGGTGATGGCCAGCGACCCGGTGCCGGCCGAGGTGCTGGACGGCCTGGCGCGCAACGCGCCGCTGACCCAGCCGCGGCCAGGTCACGCCGACCTGGCCGGCCTGCAGAAGTACGGCTTCGACGAGGTGCGGCCGGTGCTCGAGCGGGCCAGCGCGCGCGAGACGGCGGCCCGGGTGGCGCTCGGTACGGTCGCGCAGGCGTTCCTGCGCCAGACCACGGGCATCGAGATCGTCAGCCACGTCGTGCAGATGGGGCCGGTACGCGTGCCGGACACGATCCGGCCAAAGCCGGCCGACCGCGACCGCATCGACGCCGACCCGGTGCGCTGCGCAGATCCGGACACCTCCGCGGCCATCGTCGCCGAGGTCGAGGCGACCAAGAAGGCCGGTGACACGCTTGGCGGAGTCGTCGAGGTGCTGGCCTGGGGGGTGCCGCCGGGCCTGGGCAGCCACGTGCACTGGGACCGCCGGCTCGACTCGCGGCTGGCCGCCGCGATCATGGGGATCCAGGCGGTCAAAGGCGTCGAGATCGGCGACGCGTTCCACCAGGCGTCCGTGCGCGGCTCGGAGGCACACGACGAGATCGTCAACACCGGCGAAGGCGTACGCCGCGTCACCGACCGTGCGGGCGGCACCGAAGGCGGCATCACGACCGGCGAGGTGCTGCGCGTACGCGCCGCGATGAAGCCCATCTCCACCGTCCCGCGGCGGTTGCGCACGGTGGACGTACGCACCGGCGAGGCGGCGCAGGCGATCAACCAGCGCAGCGACGTCACCGCCGTGCCGGCCTGCGCCGTGGTCGCCGAGTCGATGGTCGCGCTGGTTTTGGCTGACGCCGTCACGGAAAAGTTCGGTGGCGACTCGGTGCGCGAGACCAGCCGCAACGTGCAGTCCTATTTGGACACGCTGGCGGTCCGCTGA
- a CDS encoding APC family permease, whose amino-acid sequence MATGEVSGGEKALEEFGYQQELKRSLRLRDLVIYGLVFMVPIAPFSIFGVVFNASQGMVPLTYLIGMVAMIFTALSYREMSRAFPIAGSVYSYVSRGVHPIVGFFAGWAILLDYLLVPTLLYIIGAAALNPLIPAVPQWLWVVVFVVFNTIVNYLGIESTARLNRIFLVAELIVLAIFVVVGIIAISRGVNGAHFSLQPFFRPEVATPSLIFGALSVAVLSFLGFDAISTLSEEVRGDRKVVGRATVASLILVAVLFIVQTYVASLLVPTLTSFPAGDKTNTAFYDVARIAGGAWLMVTVAVASALASAVANSMAAQAATSRLLFSMARDGRLFRFLAHVNPRRKVPERAVLVVGGISLVFGLAAVSQVGLVSQLVNFGALFSFLLLHFSVAYYYLRRERSRNWWLHLAVPALGFVIIAYVLVNADILAKIGGLVWLFAGGVVALVLVLRGRTTDLKLDD is encoded by the coding sequence ATGGCCACCGGCGAGGTCTCCGGCGGCGAGAAGGCCCTGGAGGAGTTTGGCTATCAGCAGGAGCTGAAGCGGTCGCTGCGGCTGCGCGACCTGGTCATCTACGGCCTTGTCTTCATGGTGCCGATCGCGCCGTTCTCCATCTTCGGCGTGGTTTTCAACGCCTCGCAGGGCATGGTGCCGCTGACGTACCTGATCGGCATGGTCGCGATGATCTTCACCGCGCTCAGCTACCGGGAGATGTCGCGAGCCTTTCCGATCGCCGGCTCGGTCTACTCGTACGTGTCGCGCGGTGTCCATCCGATCGTCGGCTTCTTCGCCGGCTGGGCCATCCTGCTCGACTATCTGCTGGTGCCGACGCTGCTCTACATCATCGGCGCCGCGGCGCTGAACCCGTTGATCCCGGCCGTGCCACAGTGGCTGTGGGTCGTGGTTTTCGTCGTTTTCAACACGATCGTCAACTATCTCGGCATCGAGTCGACGGCGCGGCTCAACCGGATCTTCCTGGTCGCCGAGCTGATCGTGCTGGCGATCTTCGTTGTCGTCGGCATTATCGCGATCTCGCGCGGTGTCAACGGCGCGCATTTCTCGCTCCAGCCGTTCTTCCGTCCGGAGGTCGCGACACCGAGCCTGATCTTCGGTGCGCTGTCCGTCGCCGTCCTGAGTTTCCTCGGATTCGACGCGATTTCCACGCTGTCTGAGGAGGTGCGCGGCGACCGCAAGGTGGTCGGCCGGGCCACCGTCGCGTCGCTGATCCTGGTGGCCGTGTTGTTCATCGTGCAGACATACGTGGCAAGTCTGCTCGTACCAACGCTGACGTCCTTTCCGGCCGGCGACAAGACGAACACCGCTTTCTATGACGTGGCGCGGATCGCCGGCGGTGCCTGGCTGATGGTGACGGTCGCGGTGGCCTCCGCGCTCGCGTCAGCGGTCGCCAACTCGATGGCCGCACAGGCCGCCACTTCCCGGCTGTTGTTCAGCATGGCGCGGGACGGCCGGCTGTTCCGCTTTCTGGCCCACGTGAATCCGCGCCGGAAGGTGCCGGAGCGGGCCGTACTCGTGGTTGGCGGGATCTCGCTCGTGTTCGGGTTGGCGGCGGTCAGCCAGGTCGGTCTGGTCTCCCAGCTGGTGAATTTCGGCGCGCTGTTTTCGTTTCTCCTCCTGCATTTCTCCGTCGCGTACTACTACCTGCGCCGGGAGCGGAGCCGAAACTGGTGGCTTCATCTGGCGGTGCCGGCACTCGGCTTCGTGATCATCGCGTACGTGCTGGTCAACGCCGACATCCTGGCCAAGATCGGTGGCCTGGTCTGGCTGTTCGCCGGTGGCGTGGTCGCGCTGGTCCTGGTCCTGCGCGGCCGCACCACCGACCTCAAACTCGACGACTGA
- a CDS encoding proline iminopeptidase-family hydrolase: MSVAEGMLEWDSYATWYRVTGDLRSGKPPLVVLHGGPGCTHDYVLPLADVADSGRAVVHYDQIGNGKSTHLPEAGAGFWTIELFLRELDHLLSFLGIADGYHLLGQSWGGMLGAEHAVRRPAGLTSLIIANSPASMRLWLAAANGLREKLPDDVRKTLSEHEAAGTTDSAAYQAATRVFYDRHVCRVPWPDYVARTFAAIEDDPTVYHTMNGPTEFHVVGTLKDWSIVDRLDQINRPTLLISGRHDEATPAAVQPYADRIPDVRWTIFEDSSHMPHVEEREAYMELVRGFLAEHD, from the coding sequence GTGTCAGTCGCTGAGGGAATGCTCGAATGGGACAGCTACGCCACCTGGTATCGGGTCACTGGCGATCTGCGGAGCGGCAAACCGCCGCTGGTCGTGCTGCACGGCGGCCCCGGATGCACGCACGACTACGTCCTGCCGCTTGCGGACGTGGCCGACAGCGGACGCGCGGTGGTGCATTACGACCAGATCGGCAATGGAAAGTCGACGCACTTGCCGGAGGCCGGCGCCGGTTTCTGGACGATCGAGCTTTTCCTGCGTGAGCTGGATCATCTGCTGTCCTTCCTGGGGATCGCCGATGGCTATCACCTGCTCGGCCAGTCGTGGGGCGGCATGCTCGGCGCCGAGCACGCCGTACGCCGCCCGGCCGGCCTGACGTCGCTGATCATCGCCAACTCACCGGCCTCCATGCGGTTGTGGCTGGCGGCTGCGAACGGCCTTCGCGAGAAACTTCCCGACGACGTACGGAAAACGCTGTCCGAGCATGAGGCGGCCGGCACGACCGACTCGGCGGCATACCAGGCGGCCACCCGCGTCTTCTATGACAGGCACGTGTGCCGGGTGCCGTGGCCGGACTACGTGGCGCGCACTTTTGCCGCTATCGAAGACGATCCGACCGTCTATCACACGATGAACGGACCGACCGAGTTCCACGTCGTCGGCACGCTCAAGGACTGGTCCATTGTGGACAGACTCGACCAGATCAACCGGCCGACGCTGCTGATCTCCGGCCGACACGACGAGGCCACACCGGCCGCGGTGCAGCCGTACGCGGACCGCATTCCGGACGTACGCTGGACGATCTTCGAGGACTCCAGCCACATGCCGCACGTGGAGGAACGGGAGGCGTACATGGAGCTGGTGCGCGGTTTCCTGGCAGAGCACGACTGA
- the aroB gene encoding 3-dehydroquinate synthase — MAPKVVLVGPMGAGKTTIGELLARRLGVGFRDTDADIVASAGKPISDIFVDDGEEAFRKMEAEALAAALRDHDGVLALGGGSVLAEANRAALAGHHVVYLKVSLADAVKRVGLGASRPMLMGNPRARLRALMDEREPLYTGVSSSTVDTSGRHPVDIVDEIAGPAEPDRIAVGGERPYEVLVGRGVAGELPAFLGGASKVAVIYAPTLAAQVETLKLPDIEITPIEVPDGEAAKTVEVAARCWDILGEKAFTRTDAVIGFGGGAVTDLAGFVGASWLRGVPVIHLPTTLLGMVDAAVGGKTGVNTAAGKNLVGAFYPPRAVLCDLRTLFTLPREELVPGMAEIVKAGFIADPVILDLIEADVAAAIDPAGDVLPQLVRRSIQMKADVVSADLRESGLREILNYGHTLGHAIEKLENYRWRHGAAVSVGLAFAAELGRVTGRLDDRTADRHVRVLRSLGLPTTYPAEAWPDLLAAMRVDKKARGAKLRFIVLDGLARPGVLTDPPREQLSEAFAAVCET, encoded by the coding sequence ATGGCTCCGAAAGTCGTCCTGGTCGGTCCGATGGGAGCCGGCAAGACCACCATCGGCGAGCTGCTGGCCCGCCGGCTCGGCGTGGGCTTCCGCGACACCGACGCCGATATCGTTGCCAGCGCTGGAAAACCGATCTCCGACATCTTCGTCGACGACGGCGAGGAAGCCTTTCGCAAGATGGAAGCCGAAGCGCTCGCCGCCGCGCTGCGCGACCACGACGGTGTGCTCGCGCTCGGCGGCGGGTCGGTGCTGGCCGAGGCCAACCGCGCCGCGCTGGCCGGTCACCACGTCGTCTATCTCAAGGTTTCCCTCGCCGACGCGGTGAAACGCGTCGGTCTGGGGGCGTCGCGCCCGATGCTGATGGGAAATCCGCGCGCCCGGCTGCGTGCGCTGATGGACGAGCGCGAGCCGCTCTACACCGGGGTGTCGTCGTCCACTGTGGACACCAGTGGCCGGCATCCGGTCGACATCGTGGACGAGATCGCCGGTCCGGCCGAGCCGGACCGGATCGCGGTCGGCGGGGAGCGGCCGTACGAGGTGCTGGTCGGTCGCGGCGTCGCCGGCGAGCTGCCGGCTTTTCTCGGCGGTGCCTCGAAAGTCGCGGTCATCTATGCACCGACGCTGGCCGCCCAGGTCGAGACGCTGAAGCTGCCGGACATCGAGATCACGCCGATCGAGGTGCCGGACGGCGAGGCGGCCAAGACGGTCGAGGTGGCGGCGCGTTGCTGGGACATCCTCGGTGAGAAGGCGTTCACCCGTACGGACGCGGTGATCGGATTCGGCGGCGGAGCGGTCACCGACCTGGCCGGTTTCGTCGGCGCGAGCTGGCTGCGCGGCGTACCGGTGATCCACCTGCCGACGACGCTGCTCGGCATGGTCGACGCGGCCGTCGGCGGAAAAACCGGTGTGAACACAGCCGCTGGCAAGAACCTCGTCGGTGCTTTCTATCCGCCGCGCGCGGTCCTGTGCGATCTCCGTACGCTTTTCACGCTGCCACGCGAAGAACTCGTGCCCGGCATGGCCGAGATCGTCAAGGCCGGCTTCATCGCCGACCCGGTCATCCTCGACCTGATCGAGGCCGACGTGGCCGCCGCGATCGACCCGGCCGGTGACGTACTGCCGCAGCTGGTCCGCCGGTCGATCCAGATGAAGGCCGACGTGGTGTCGGCGGACCTGCGCGAGTCGGGCCTGCGGGAGATCCTGAACTACGGCCACACGCTCGGCCATGCCATTGAGAAGCTGGAAAACTACCGGTGGCGGCACGGTGCCGCGGTCAGTGTCGGACTCGCCTTCGCCGCCGAGCTCGGCCGGGTCACCGGCCGGCTCGACGACCGGACCGCGGACCGGCATGTCCGAGTGCTGCGGTCGTTGGGGCTGCCGACCACGTATCCGGCCGAGGCATGGCCGGACCTGCTGGCCGCCATGCGGGTCGACAAGAAGGCACGCGGCGCGAAGCTGCGGTTCATCGTGCTGGACGGTCTGGCCAGGCCCGGCGTGCTGACCGACCCGCCGCGCGAGCAGTTGAGTGAGGCATTCGCCGCCGTCTGCGAAACGTAG
- the glnA gene encoding type I glutamate--ammonia ligase, with protein MFSSQEELLEYLQKEDVKFVDVRFCDLPGIMQHFTVPVGFFDADVLEEGLAFDGSSIRGFQQIHESDMLLVADPTTAFVDPFRAQKTLILNFFIVDPFTREPYTRDPRTIAKKAEEYLAASGIADTAYFGPEAEFYIFDSIRYDTAPQHGFYYIDSVEGAWRTGAEEGGANLGHKTAYKGGYFPVPPVDHYADLRDEIVTNLINAGIVVEKAHHEVGSPGQAEINYKFSTLLNAGDTLQKYKYIVKCTAAAAGKSVTFMPKPIFGDNGSGMHTHQSLWKDGSPLFYDETGYAGLSDTARWYIGGLLSHAPSLLAFTNPTVNSYRRLVPGFEAPVNLVYSQRNRSACTRIPITGNNPKAKRAEFRVPDPSCNPYLAFSAMMMAGLDGIKNKIEPPAPVDKDLYELPPEELAEVAQVPGSLPEVLDTLEADHEYLLAGDVFTPDVIETWIDYKRENEVDPIRLRPTPHEFALYYDV; from the coding sequence ATGTTTTCCAGCCAAGAGGAACTCCTGGAGTATCTGCAGAAAGAGGACGTCAAGTTCGTCGACGTACGTTTCTGTGACCTGCCGGGAATCATGCAGCACTTCACCGTCCCGGTGGGGTTCTTCGACGCCGACGTGCTGGAAGAGGGCCTGGCCTTCGACGGCTCGTCCATCCGTGGCTTCCAGCAGATCCACGAGTCCGACATGCTGCTGGTCGCCGACCCGACGACCGCCTTCGTCGACCCGTTCCGCGCGCAGAAGACGCTGATCCTCAACTTCTTCATCGTCGACCCGTTCACCCGCGAGCCATACACGCGTGACCCGCGGACGATCGCGAAGAAGGCGGAGGAATACCTGGCCGCCTCCGGCATCGCCGACACCGCCTATTTCGGTCCCGAGGCGGAGTTCTACATCTTCGACTCGATCCGTTACGACACCGCACCGCAGCACGGCTTCTACTACATCGACTCGGTCGAGGGTGCGTGGCGTACCGGCGCCGAGGAGGGTGGCGCCAACCTCGGTCACAAGACGGCGTACAAGGGTGGCTACTTCCCGGTGCCGCCGGTCGACCATTACGCGGACCTGCGCGACGAGATCGTGACCAACCTGATCAACGCCGGCATCGTGGTGGAGAAGGCGCACCACGAGGTCGGCTCCCCCGGCCAGGCGGAGATCAACTACAAGTTCTCCACGCTGCTCAACGCCGGCGACACTTTGCAGAAATACAAGTACATCGTGAAGTGCACCGCGGCCGCGGCCGGCAAGTCGGTGACCTTCATGCCGAAGCCGATCTTCGGTGACAACGGCTCCGGCATGCACACGCACCAGTCGCTGTGGAAGGACGGCTCGCCGCTGTTCTACGACGAGACCGGCTACGCCGGCCTGTCCGACACCGCGCGCTGGTACATCGGCGGCCTGCTCTCGCACGCGCCGTCGCTGCTGGCCTTCACCAACCCGACGGTCAACTCCTACCGCCGGCTGGTGCCGGGCTTCGAGGCGCCGGTCAACCTGGTCTACTCGCAGCGCAACCGGTCGGCCTGTACGCGTATCCCGATCACCGGCAACAACCCGAAGGCCAAGCGCGCCGAGTTCCGCGTACCGGACCCGTCCTGCAACCCGTATCTGGCCTTCTCGGCGATGATGATGGCGGGCCTGGACGGCATCAAGAACAAGATCGAGCCGCCAGCGCCGGTCGACAAGGACCTCTACGAGCTGCCGCCGGAGGAGCTGGCCGAGGTCGCGCAGGTGCCTGGCTCACTGCCCGAGGTGCTCGACACCCTGGAAGCCGACCACGAATACCTGCTCGCCGGTGACGTGTTCACTCCGGACGTGATCGAGACCTGGATCGACTACAAGCGGGAGAACGAGGTCGACCCGATCCGCCTCCGCCCGACCCCACACGAGTTCGCGCTCTACTACGACGTCTGA
- a CDS encoding serine hydrolase domain-containing protein, translating into MAPKSASSDTLFDSASAGKGISAAAVAVLVDRGLLDYQAPVARYWPEFSVAGKAEATVGQVMSHSVGLPWIEPDVDVDELLDQRAMAARLASQPPAWQPGTQTAYHGWTCGVLVAEIVRRATGRGADAVLAEEIATPLGISGALMFAAPETVVKATAYDGGWAAMIASLPADLPLFRAVPRKALAAWPT; encoded by the coding sequence CTGGCGCCGAAATCGGCGTCCAGCGACACGTTGTTTGATTCGGCCTCCGCCGGCAAGGGGATCTCGGCCGCCGCCGTGGCCGTCCTGGTCGACCGAGGCCTCCTCGACTACCAGGCCCCGGTGGCCCGCTACTGGCCGGAGTTTTCCGTTGCCGGCAAGGCGGAAGCGACGGTCGGGCAGGTGATGTCGCATTCGGTCGGGCTGCCGTGGATCGAGCCCGACGTCGATGTCGACGAGCTTCTCGACCAGCGCGCGATGGCGGCGCGGCTGGCCAGCCAACCGCCGGCCTGGCAGCCGGGGACACAGACGGCCTATCACGGTTGGACGTGCGGTGTGCTGGTCGCCGAGATCGTCAGGCGAGCCACCGGACGCGGTGCGGATGCGGTGCTGGCCGAGGAAATCGCGACACCGCTGGGAATCTCCGGTGCGCTCATGTTCGCCGCGCCGGAGACCGTCGTCAAGGCGACGGCCTACGACGGCGGCTGGGCCGCGATGATCGCCTCCCTGCCGGCGGACCTGCCACTTTTCCGTGCCGTGCCGAGGAAAGCGTTGGCGGCATGGCCGACCTGA
- a CDS encoding MFS transporter, with amino-acid sequence MDDDRIPANVWGLTAILLVGGFPSMATSTVVNVALDALSRQFSAPLATVQWTASGYLLAMAATVPVSGWAARRFGAGRVWIAGIGIFALASAFCALAPNIELLIVARILLGMTGGLLVPVGQMMVATIAGPRRMGRLMAVASVPLVLAPVLGSTVGGARIVFAGLVVIVVGTVPLALIGPADSYWRAARSSWSPPPYSCRPPSSSVRNAGTEPKKRWPASRCWPATA; translated from the coding sequence GTGGATGACGACCGCATTCCCGCGAACGTGTGGGGACTGACGGCGATTTTGTTGGTTGGCGGCTTCCCGTCGATGGCGACCTCGACCGTCGTCAATGTCGCGCTGGACGCACTCAGCCGGCAGTTCTCGGCACCGCTCGCGACCGTGCAGTGGACCGCCTCCGGCTATCTGCTGGCGATGGCCGCAACCGTGCCGGTCAGTGGCTGGGCGGCTCGGCGGTTTGGGGCGGGCCGGGTCTGGATCGCCGGTATCGGGATTTTCGCTCTCGCGTCGGCGTTTTGTGCGTTGGCCCCGAACATCGAGCTGCTGATCGTGGCGCGGATCCTGCTGGGAATGACCGGCGGGTTGTTGGTGCCGGTCGGCCAGATGATGGTGGCGACGATCGCCGGACCGCGCCGGATGGGCCGGCTGATGGCGGTGGCCAGTGTTCCGCTGGTGCTCGCGCCGGTGCTGGGCAGCACGGTCGGCGGCGCGCGGATCGTCTTCGCCGGACTGGTCGTGATCGTGGTGGGGACGGTGCCGTTGGCGCTCATCGGACCGGCCGACAGCTACTGGCGCGCTGCGCGGTCGTCCTGGTCACCGCCGCCGTACTCGTGCCGGCCGCCGTCCTCGTCCGTGCGGAACGCCGGCACAGAGCCCAAAAAACGGTGGCCCGCCAGCAGGTGCTGGCCGGCCACCGCTTGA
- a CDS encoding phosphoribosylaminoimidazolesuccinocarboxamide synthase: MRHLYSGKIRDLYEDDNGDLLLVASDRVSVYDVVLPTPVPDKGKLLTQLSLWWFGQLADVVPNHVISATDVPPQWNGRAVRCERLDMVRVECIARGYLTGLGLKEYEKDGTVSGLRLGPGLVEASRLPEPIFTPTTKADEGHDEFITFDDVVGVYGADTSAKLRELTLEIYRRGAELALKRGIIIADTKVEFGIDGDGRLVLADEVLTPDSSRFWLADEWQPGQRQKSMDKQFVRDWANTVTGWDHTYPGPEIPPEIVAQTRARYVDAYEQLTGNRWRT, encoded by the coding sequence GTGCGGCATCTATACAGCGGCAAGATCCGCGACCTGTACGAAGACGACAACGGCGACCTCCTGCTGGTGGCGAGCGACAGGGTGAGCGTCTACGACGTGGTGCTGCCGACGCCGGTGCCCGACAAGGGCAAGCTGCTGACGCAGCTGTCGCTGTGGTGGTTCGGCCAGCTCGCCGACGTCGTGCCCAACCACGTGATCTCGGCGACCGACGTGCCGCCGCAGTGGAACGGCCGGGCCGTACGCTGCGAGCGGCTGGACATGGTGCGGGTCGAGTGCATCGCGCGCGGCTACCTGACCGGACTGGGGCTGAAGGAGTACGAGAAGGACGGCACGGTCTCCGGCCTGCGGCTGGGTCCGGGGCTGGTGGAGGCCTCGCGGCTGCCGGAGCCGATCTTCACGCCGACCACCAAGGCCGACGAGGGCCACGACGAGTTCATCACCTTCGACGACGTCGTTGGTGTCTACGGCGCCGACACGAGCGCCAAGCTGCGCGAGCTGACGCTGGAGATCTATCGGCGCGGTGCCGAGCTGGCGCTCAAGCGCGGCATCATCATCGCCGACACCAAGGTCGAGTTTGGCATCGACGGCGACGGCCGGCTGGTGCTCGCCGACGAGGTGCTGACGCCGGACTCGTCGCGGTTCTGGCTGGCCGACGAGTGGCAACCCGGTCAGCGGCAGAAGTCGATGGACAAGCAGTTCGTCCGCGACTGGGCCAACACGGTCACCGGCTGGGACCACACCTATCCGGGTCCGGAGATCCCGCCGGAGATCGTCGCGCAGACGCGCGCGCGGTATGTCGACGCGTACGAGCAGCTGACCGGCAACCGCTGGCGCACCTGA